A window of Candidatus Eisenbacteria bacterium genomic DNA:
GACAAGCGAAGACGTTGCCGATCTGTCCGGCCACGATTCCGGCCAGGGTCATCGTCGTCGCGCGGGAATAAAGGCTTCCTTCACCCGCCATCGGAAGTCCCGGTCGCCAACCGGCGGTCCAATAGACCGAGAAGAAGCCAAACATCGAAAGCGCCGCTTCGGCGAGACCGAGGAATGCGTAGGCATGCATCAGGCGGCTGGCCGGGAGGAGCCGTTCGGTACGAGGCCGGGGGGGCTGATCCATGATGTCCGGCTCCGGGCGCTCCGCTCCCAGAGCGAGCGCCGGCAGAAGGTCCGTGCCGAGATCGACCGCCAGGATCTGCATCACCGTCAGGGGAAGGGGCAAACCGAAGAACACCGCCGCCAGAAACGGCACGAGCTCAGGCACGTTCGAGGCAAAGATGTACGTGACGAATTTGCCGACGTTCGCGTACACGCTGCGGCCGTGCTCGATGGCGACGACGATCGACGCGAAGTTGTCGTCGGTCACGACCATGGCCGCCGCCTCCCGCGCCACCTCCGTTCCGCGACGCCCCATCGCGACGCCCACGTGGGCGGCCTTCAGAGCGGGCGCGTCGTTGACCCCATCGCCGGTCACGACCACGATCTCTTGTAGCTCCCTCAGCGCCTGGACGACGAGGAGCTTGTCGGAAGGCGAAGCGCGAGCCACCAGTGCGTTCGGTCCTCGAACGAGATCGTGGAGCGCCTCGCGAGGCAGATCCGCCAACTCTTTGCCTGTCACCACGCGATTCACCTGGAGCCCCACCCTCGCCGCGATGTTCGCGGCCGTACGTGGGTCGTCCCCGGTAACCATGATCACGCGGATGCCTGCCCGGCGACACTGCGCCATGGCCGCGGAGACCTCGGGACGCGGGGGGTCCCAGAGCGCCACCAGACCCAGAAGGACGAGGTTTCGTTCGACCGCGTCTTCCTGCATGCCGGGCTTCCATTCCCGGGCCTCTCGGGTCGCGACCGCGAGCACCCGGAGTCCTTGAGCGGCGAACCTTTCGTGCTCGGACAGGGCCATCGCGCGGAGGTCATCGCGAAGAGGTCGCGTCCCCTCATCGAGTTGGATCCTTTCGCACAGCGCGATCGTCTCGCGAGGGGCGCCCTTGGTATAGGCGGCGAGAGGTTCGCGATGAACCAACGTCATTCGCTTGCGGAAGGAGTCGAACGGATACGGCGCCTCGATAGGTCGCGAGGCCCGAAGTCCCTCCGGGTCGAGGCCGACCAAGGCTGCGGCCTCGATCAGTGCGCGCTCCGTCGGATCGCCGTGGGTGAGGGTGGCTTCCGAGGCCAAGACGGCGGCCTCGAGCAATTCGCGGACGGCCTTGGGTGGATCACCAGGCTGGCTTGGATCCCAGAAGCGCCCGGGAGTCCAAACCCCTCGGGCCTGCATCCGGTTCTCGGTCAGAGTGCCGGTCTTGTCCGTGCAGATCACGGTGACCGCGCCGAGGGTCTCGACGGCCGAAAGACGCCTGACCAGGCTTCCACGCCGCGCCATACGCTGCACCCCCCACGCCAGGGCGAGCGTGAGCGTTGGCATCAGCCCTTCGGGAACGTTGGCGACGATGACGCCGAGACCAAAGAGGAGAGCTTGGGGCACGCGGAACAGGCCCGAGCCGATGCCGATGAGAACGAACCCTGCACCGAACGAGAGCGCCAGGATCGCAACCACTCGAGTCACGCGGCCGAGTTCGCGTTGGAGCGGACTTGGCTCTTCGCCGACCTCCTGAGTGAGTCGCGCGATTCGGCCGACCTCGGTTCTCATTCCGGTCGCGGTGACGACCAGGGATCCGGAGCCAACGACGACGCCGGTCCCGGCGAACGCGAGTTCGTGTCGCTCTTCCATGGGGAGCGATTGATGCTCGTGCCCCTTCGCCGAAAGCTTGAACACCGGGTGCGACTCGCCACTCAACGGCCCTTGATCGACGCGCAGACGCTCGCTTTGGACGAGCTGTCCATCGGCTGGGATCTGGTCGCCTTCCTCGACGTGCACGAGATCGCCGGGCACGAGGGCCCACGCCGGCACGCGGGTCGACGCACCGTCACGGATCACCGACGTCGTGTGAGGCAGAAGCGCCTCCAGCGCCTCCATGGCGCGCTCGGCGCGATACTCCTGCAAGAAGGCGAACACACCGTTGACCAGTAGGACGGCCAAGATCGCCCAGCCCAGCGGAGCCATG
This region includes:
- a CDS encoding cation-transporting P-type ATPase; protein product: MNEVIRNAANASGERSLSEQDLYQLLGTGSSGLTTAEAERRLRALGRNQLQRVRRRAVAWRLLDQFANLFALLLWISGILAFVAGMAPLGWAILAVLLVNGVFAFLQEYRAERAMEALEALLPHTTSVIRDGASTRVPAWALVPGDLVHVEEGDQIPADGQLVQSERLRVDQGPLSGESHPVFKLSAKGHEHQSLPMEERHELAFAGTGVVVGSGSLVVTATGMRTEVGRIARLTQEVGEEPSPLQRELGRVTRVVAILALSFGAGFVLIGIGSGLFRVPQALLFGLGVIVANVPEGLMPTLTLALAWGVQRMARRGSLVRRLSAVETLGAVTVICTDKTGTLTENRMQARGVWTPGRFWDPSQPGDPPKAVRELLEAAVLASEATLTHGDPTERALIEAAALVGLDPEGLRASRPIEAPYPFDSFRKRMTLVHREPLAAYTKGAPRETIALCERIQLDEGTRPLRDDLRAMALSEHERFAAQGLRVLAVATREAREWKPGMQEDAVERNLVLLGLVALWDPPRPEVSAAMAQCRRAGIRVIMVTGDDPRTAANIAARVGLQVNRVVTGKELADLPREALHDLVRGPNALVARASPSDKLLVVQALRELQEIVVVTGDGVNDAPALKAAHVGVAMGRRGTEVAREAAAMVVTDDNFASIVVAIEHGRSVYANVGKFVTYIFASNVPELVPFLAAVFFGLPLPLTVMQILAVDLGTDLLPALALGAERPEPDIMDQPPRPRTERLLPASRLMHAYAFLGLAEAALSMFGFFSVYWTAGWRPGLPMAGEGSLYSRATTMTLAGIVAGQIGNVFACRTQRESVLKVGLFSNPLVAIGVGCEVVLLLALIHVPFLARAFGLAPLHLRDWALLLTFPLMILGLEEGRKWLIRVLRARA